One window of the Perca fluviatilis chromosome 5, GENO_Pfluv_1.0, whole genome shotgun sequence genome contains the following:
- the LOC120559097 gene encoding ERBB receptor feedback inhibitor 1 isoform X1: MAGSQNNSWGQHVLNRECFGLSADMEQNLTELQQQHGMAKEFNCNISQSLFYSDTYRQASDSILRPHEGDQVVPSSQRWTVFGGHQREAKPLPPLPDPEELMSDEAADSEVEFFTTDRRRLLPKSCPKAMCRGMNRDCGQVNYAYQESSLQAGGAGTGSMAFSWPGREDRPSGRGSRFWALALQREDHQHVVSAVGDTVCSKQPDQHQSARLQFPCSSPASQPLHSSSTTCPTDKPLIPPRVPILQKRPALLRTVSASQEDKPPKIPPRIPLVPPCPPRTPSPKSLPIYINGVMPATQSFAANPKYVSKALQRQQCERVPPAAQFSPCIVPILKDGRQASATHYILLPPGRPTYSDRRERLLSEPARTGNSSGWQNR; this comes from the exons ATGGCTGGGAGTCAGAATAACTCCTGGGGACAACATGTCCTGAACAG AGAGTGCTTTGGCCTGAGTGCTGACATGGAACAAAACCTGACGGAGCTTCAACAACAGCATGGAATGGCCAAGGAATTTAACT GCAACATCTCCCAGTCTCTTTTCTACTCTGATACTTACCGGCAAGCGTCTGACAGCATACTGCGGCCCCATGAGGGAGACCAGGTGGTCCCTTCTTCCCAGAGATGGACAGTGTTTGGGGGCCACCAGAGAGAAGCCAAACCCCTGCCGCCTCTGCCTGACCCTGAGGAGCTCATGTCTGATGAGGCAGCCGATAGTGAGGTGGAGTTTTTTACCACCGACAGACGCCGCCTTTTGCCCAAAAGCTGCCCTAAGGCCATGTGCAGGGGCATGAACAGAGACTGTGGCCAAGTGAATTACGCCTACCAGGAGAGCTCGTTGCAGGCTGGTGGTGCTGGGACTGGCTCCATGGCTTTCTCTTGGCcagggagagaggacagaccATCAGGGAGAGGAAGCAGGTTTTGGGCACTAGCTCTCCAGAGAGAAGACCACCAGCATGTGGTGTCAGCTGTCGGGGATACTGTGTGTAGCAAACAGCCAGACCAACACCAATCAGCCAGACTCCAGTTTCCCTGTTCAAGCCCTGCTTCCCAGCctctccacagcagcagcacaacCTGCCCCACTGACAAGCCCCTAATCCCTCCTCGTGTCCCCATCCTGCAAAAACGTCCCGCTCTCTTAAGGACTGTGAGCGCCAGCCAGGAAGACAAGCCTCCCAAAATTCCTCCAAGGATCCCTTTAGTCCCACCCTGCCCACCACGTACCCCGAGCCCCAAAAGCCTTCCAATTTATATCAATGGTGTGATGCCTGCCACACAGAGTTTCGCTGCTAACCCAAAATATGTGAGTAAGGCATTACAGAGACAGCAGTGTGAAAGGGTGCCACCTGCAGCTCAGTTTTCTCCCTGCATTGTTCCAATTTTGAAGGACGGCAGACAGGCCAGCGCCACGCACTACATCCTCCTGCCGCCGGGCCGACCAACGTACTCAGACAGACGAGAAAGACTCCTGAGTGAACCGGCCAGGACGGGAAACAGCAGCGGCTGGCAGAACAGATAG
- the emc1 gene encoding ER membrane protein complex subunit 1 isoform X1 — protein MAKLIWLCLQFIMLYSTVEAVFEDQVGKFDWRQQYVGKVRFSHFDSHVQSSKKVLVATESNVFASLNTRTGELFWRHVDKTGPEGNIDALLQHGQDAVLVVGNGRLLRSWEINIGGLNWEVVLDSGSFQSACLVGQQDIVKHVAVLKKTVLSLHYLSNGHQKWIENLPESETVDYQAVYSGGNGEVYALGVVPHSHIAIVAYSLEDGEIIKQISVEAPWLSNIQASCSVIDQGMLTCVDSATVSLYMLDLHLQSQMTQIPLQSLGLEVTPGFQPVLVSTQPNPARPPLSEFLLQLGPEHHLLLQLNNGHIVTLRDFKPAMLVSFATTGEKTVAAVMSPKNKTACSINLFSGETGRRLLDTTLIFNMDPNGGKPEKLYVQAFLKKDDSVGYRVMVQTEDHTLTFIQQPGRVMWTREEALSDVVTMEMVDLPLTGTQAELEGEFGKKAAIQDGLMSMVLKRLSSQLILLQAWISHLWKLFYDARKPRSQVKNDVTIENLSRDEFNLQKMMVMVTASGKLFGIDSKTGSILWRHYLNNIPSNPAFKLMVQRTTAHFPHPPQCTLLIKDKDTGLATLHVFNPIFGKTSHISPPALTQPILQSLMLPLMDQDYAKVLLLVDDQYKVSAFPSTKNVLQQLQEMASSIFFYLIDSSQGRLSGYRLRTDLSTELIWEVVVPTEVQRIVSVKGKRPNEHVHSQGRVMGDRSVLYKYLNPNLLAVVLESTDLHQERSFVGILLIDGVTGRIIHEAVQRKARGPVHVVHSENWVVYEYWSTKSRRNEFSVIELYEGMELYNSTVFSSLDRPHAPQVLQQSYIFPSSISTMEATLTEKGITSRHLLIGLPSGGILSLPKMFLDPRRPEIVTEQSREENLIPYAPELLIRTEWFINYNQTVSRVRGIYTAPSGLESTCLVVAYGLDIYQTRVYPSKQFDVLKDDYDYMLISSVLLALFFATMISKRLAEVKLLNRAWR, from the exons ATGGCAAAGCTAATTTGGTTGTGCCTGCAATTTATCATGTTATACAGCACTGTCGAGGCTGTGTTTGAGGATCAAGTAGGGAAATTTGACTG GAGGCAGCAGTATGTTGGCAAGGTTCGCTTTTCCCACTTCGACTCACATGTGCAGTCATCCAAAAAGGTGCTTGTGGCAACAGAGAGCAATGTGTTTGCTTCACTCAATACCAGGACTGGAGAACTCt TCTGGCGGCATGTAGATAAGACTGGGCCGGAGGGAAACATTGACGCTCTTCTGCAACATGGACAAG ATGCGGTGCTGGTGGTTGGTAATGGCCGCCTACTGCGCTCCTGGGAGATAAATATTGGTGGTTTGAACTGGGAGGTTGTGCTGGACTCTGGCAG TTTCCAGTCGGCATGTTTAGTTGGACAGCAAGACATAGTGAAACACGTGGCTGTTTTGAAGAAAACTGTCCTCTCTCTGCATTACCTGTCTAATGGTCATCAGAAATGGATAGAGAATCTACCAGAAAG TGAAACCGTGGATTACCAGGCTGTGTATTCTGGTGGTAATGGTGAAGTGTATGCACTGGGGGTTGTCCCCCATTCCCACATTGCAATTGTTGCTTACAGTTTGGAGGATGGAGAGATAATCAAGCAG ATCTCAGTCGAAGCTCCATGGCTGTCCAACATACAGGCCAGCTGTTCAGTGATCGACCAGGGGATGTTGACTTGTGTGGACTCTGCAACAGTATCCCTGTACATGCTTGACTTGCACCTGCAGTCCCAGATGACACAGATCCCCCTGCAG TCGCTGGGACTTGAAGTCACGCCTGGTTTCCAGCCAGTACTGGTGTCCACCCAGCCCAACCCAGCTCGCCCACCACTGTCGGAGTTCCTCCTTCAGCTTGGGCCTGAACACCACCTGCTTCTCCAGCTCAACAATGGTCACATAGTTACACTCAGGGATTTCAAGCCT GCCATGCTGGTTTCATTTGCTACCACTGGAGAGAAGACTGTTGCTGCTGTCATGTCGCCCAAGAATAAAACT GCTTGCAGTATTAACCTCTTTAGTGGAGAAACTGGACGCAGACTTCTAGACACAACACTGATTTTCAATATGGATCCTAATGGTGGGAAACCAGAGAAG CTGTATGTACAAGCATTCCTAAAGAAAGACGACTCAGTTGGCTACAGGGTCATGGTGCAGACAGAAGACCACACACTCACTTTCATCCAGCAGCCAG ggcGTGTAATGTGGACGAGAGAGGAGGCCCTGTCAGATGTGGTGACAATGGAAATGGTGGATCTGCCTCTCACAGGAACACAGGCAGAGCTGGAGGGGGAGTTTGGCAAAAAGGCTG CCATACAAG ACGGCCTGATGTCCATGGTGCTTAAGAGGCTCTCCTCTCAGCTTATCTTGCTGCAAGCTTGGATTTCTCATCTCTGGAAGCTGTTCTACGATGCACGGAAGCCTCGCAGTCAAGTCAAAAATGATGTGACCATTGAGAACCTCTCCAGAGACGAGTTCAACCTGCAGAAGATGATGGTTATGGTTACTGCATCTGGGAAG CTCTTTGGGATTGACAGCAAGACCGGCAGCATTTTATGGAGGCACTACCTGAACAACATCCCATCTAATCCAGCTTTCAAACTAATGGTGCAACGGACCACGGCACACTTCCCTCATCCGCCACAGTGCACACTGCTCATCAAAGACAAG GACACAGGCCTGGCCACACTCCATGTGTTTAATCCCATTTTTGGAAAAACGAGTCACATCAGCCCACCTGCCCTGACTCAGCCAATACTTCAGTCACTCATGCTGCCTCTCATGGACCAGGATTATGCAAAGGTCTTACTTCTTGTTGATGACCAGTACAAG GTGTCTGCTTTTCCCTCTACAAAGAATGTACTACAGCAGCTCCAGGAGATGGCCTCATCCATATTCTTTTATCTTATTGACTCCAGCCAGGGAAGACTTTCTGGCTACAGGCTACGAACG GACTTGTCGACTGAGCTGATCTGGGAGGTTGTCGTCCCAACCGAGGTCCAGAGGATTGTCTCAGTCAAAGGCAAAAGGCCCAATGAGCATGTACACTCCCAGGGCAGAGTGATGGGAGACCGTAGTGTTCTATATAAG TACCTGAACCCAAATCTCCTGGCCGTGGTGCTTGAGAGCACAGACTTGCATCAGGAGCGAAGCTTTGTCGGGATCCTCCTGATTGATGGCGTGACTGGTCGCATCATCCACGAGGCTGTTCAGAGAAAGGCCAGAGGACCAGTGCATGTTGTGCACTCTGAAAACTGGGTGGTG TACGAATACTGGAGCACCAAGTCTCGCAGGAACGAGTTCTCTGTAATTGAACTGTATGAAGGGATGGAGCTCTACAACAGCACCGTGTTCAGCTCGCTGGATCGGCCACACGCTCCTCAGGTGCTTCAGCAGTCTTACATTTTCCCCTCCTCCATTTCCACCATGGAGGCCACACTGACCGAGAAGGGCATCACCAGCCGCCATCTGCTCA TTGGCTTGCCATCTGGAGGGATTTTGTCACTACCCAAGATGTTCCTTGACCCTCGGAGGCCAGAAATAGTAACTGAGCAAAGCCG GGAAGAGAACCTGATACCGTATGCACCAGAGCTGCTGATCCGTACAGAGTGGTTCATCAACTACAATCAGACTGTATCAAGAGTGCGAGGAATTTACACTGCCCCCTCTGGACTGGAGTCAACCTGTCTG GTGGTGGCATATGGTCTCGACATCTACCAGACACGCGTCTATCCCTCAAAGCAGTTTGACGTACTTAAAGACGACTATGACTACATGCTGATCAGTAGCGTTCTCCTCGCCCTTTTCTTTGCCACCATGATCAGCAAACGCCTGGCAGAAGTCAAACTGCTTAACCGGGCCTGGCGGTAA
- the emc1 gene encoding ER membrane protein complex subunit 1 isoform X2 produces the protein MAKLIWLCLQFIMLYSTVEAVFEDQVGKFDWRQQYVGKVRFSHFDSHVQSSKKVLVATESNVFASLNTRTGELFWRHVDKTGPEGNIDALLQHGQDAVLVVGNGRLLRSWEINIGGLNWEVVLDSGSFQSACLVGQQDIVKHVAVLKKTVLSLHYLSNGHQKWIENLPESETVDYQAVYSGGNGEVYALGVVPHSHIAIVAYSLEDGEIIKQISVEAPWLSNIQASCSVIDQGMLTCVDSATVSLYMLDLHLQSQMTQIPLQSLGLEVTPGFQPVLVSTQPNPARPPLSEFLLQLGPEHHLLLQLNNGHIVTLRDFKPAMLVSFATTGEKTVAAVMSPKNKTACSINLFSGETGRRLLDTTLIFNMDPNGGKPEKLYVQAFLKKDDSVGYRVMVQTEDHTLTFIQQPGRVMWTREEALSDVVTMEMVDLPLTGTQAELEGEFGKKADGLMSMVLKRLSSQLILLQAWISHLWKLFYDARKPRSQVKNDVTIENLSRDEFNLQKMMVMVTASGKLFGIDSKTGSILWRHYLNNIPSNPAFKLMVQRTTAHFPHPPQCTLLIKDKDTGLATLHVFNPIFGKTSHISPPALTQPILQSLMLPLMDQDYAKVLLLVDDQYKVSAFPSTKNVLQQLQEMASSIFFYLIDSSQGRLSGYRLRTDLSTELIWEVVVPTEVQRIVSVKGKRPNEHVHSQGRVMGDRSVLYKYLNPNLLAVVLESTDLHQERSFVGILLIDGVTGRIIHEAVQRKARGPVHVVHSENWVVYEYWSTKSRRNEFSVIELYEGMELYNSTVFSSLDRPHAPQVLQQSYIFPSSISTMEATLTEKGITSRHLLIGLPSGGILSLPKMFLDPRRPEIVTEQSREENLIPYAPELLIRTEWFINYNQTVSRVRGIYTAPSGLESTCLVVAYGLDIYQTRVYPSKQFDVLKDDYDYMLISSVLLALFFATMISKRLAEVKLLNRAWR, from the exons ATGGCAAAGCTAATTTGGTTGTGCCTGCAATTTATCATGTTATACAGCACTGTCGAGGCTGTGTTTGAGGATCAAGTAGGGAAATTTGACTG GAGGCAGCAGTATGTTGGCAAGGTTCGCTTTTCCCACTTCGACTCACATGTGCAGTCATCCAAAAAGGTGCTTGTGGCAACAGAGAGCAATGTGTTTGCTTCACTCAATACCAGGACTGGAGAACTCt TCTGGCGGCATGTAGATAAGACTGGGCCGGAGGGAAACATTGACGCTCTTCTGCAACATGGACAAG ATGCGGTGCTGGTGGTTGGTAATGGCCGCCTACTGCGCTCCTGGGAGATAAATATTGGTGGTTTGAACTGGGAGGTTGTGCTGGACTCTGGCAG TTTCCAGTCGGCATGTTTAGTTGGACAGCAAGACATAGTGAAACACGTGGCTGTTTTGAAGAAAACTGTCCTCTCTCTGCATTACCTGTCTAATGGTCATCAGAAATGGATAGAGAATCTACCAGAAAG TGAAACCGTGGATTACCAGGCTGTGTATTCTGGTGGTAATGGTGAAGTGTATGCACTGGGGGTTGTCCCCCATTCCCACATTGCAATTGTTGCTTACAGTTTGGAGGATGGAGAGATAATCAAGCAG ATCTCAGTCGAAGCTCCATGGCTGTCCAACATACAGGCCAGCTGTTCAGTGATCGACCAGGGGATGTTGACTTGTGTGGACTCTGCAACAGTATCCCTGTACATGCTTGACTTGCACCTGCAGTCCCAGATGACACAGATCCCCCTGCAG TCGCTGGGACTTGAAGTCACGCCTGGTTTCCAGCCAGTACTGGTGTCCACCCAGCCCAACCCAGCTCGCCCACCACTGTCGGAGTTCCTCCTTCAGCTTGGGCCTGAACACCACCTGCTTCTCCAGCTCAACAATGGTCACATAGTTACACTCAGGGATTTCAAGCCT GCCATGCTGGTTTCATTTGCTACCACTGGAGAGAAGACTGTTGCTGCTGTCATGTCGCCCAAGAATAAAACT GCTTGCAGTATTAACCTCTTTAGTGGAGAAACTGGACGCAGACTTCTAGACACAACACTGATTTTCAATATGGATCCTAATGGTGGGAAACCAGAGAAG CTGTATGTACAAGCATTCCTAAAGAAAGACGACTCAGTTGGCTACAGGGTCATGGTGCAGACAGAAGACCACACACTCACTTTCATCCAGCAGCCAG ggcGTGTAATGTGGACGAGAGAGGAGGCCCTGTCAGATGTGGTGACAATGGAAATGGTGGATCTGCCTCTCACAGGAACACAGGCAGAGCTGGAGGGGGAGTTTGGCAAAAAGGCTG ACGGCCTGATGTCCATGGTGCTTAAGAGGCTCTCCTCTCAGCTTATCTTGCTGCAAGCTTGGATTTCTCATCTCTGGAAGCTGTTCTACGATGCACGGAAGCCTCGCAGTCAAGTCAAAAATGATGTGACCATTGAGAACCTCTCCAGAGACGAGTTCAACCTGCAGAAGATGATGGTTATGGTTACTGCATCTGGGAAG CTCTTTGGGATTGACAGCAAGACCGGCAGCATTTTATGGAGGCACTACCTGAACAACATCCCATCTAATCCAGCTTTCAAACTAATGGTGCAACGGACCACGGCACACTTCCCTCATCCGCCACAGTGCACACTGCTCATCAAAGACAAG GACACAGGCCTGGCCACACTCCATGTGTTTAATCCCATTTTTGGAAAAACGAGTCACATCAGCCCACCTGCCCTGACTCAGCCAATACTTCAGTCACTCATGCTGCCTCTCATGGACCAGGATTATGCAAAGGTCTTACTTCTTGTTGATGACCAGTACAAG GTGTCTGCTTTTCCCTCTACAAAGAATGTACTACAGCAGCTCCAGGAGATGGCCTCATCCATATTCTTTTATCTTATTGACTCCAGCCAGGGAAGACTTTCTGGCTACAGGCTACGAACG GACTTGTCGACTGAGCTGATCTGGGAGGTTGTCGTCCCAACCGAGGTCCAGAGGATTGTCTCAGTCAAAGGCAAAAGGCCCAATGAGCATGTACACTCCCAGGGCAGAGTGATGGGAGACCGTAGTGTTCTATATAAG TACCTGAACCCAAATCTCCTGGCCGTGGTGCTTGAGAGCACAGACTTGCATCAGGAGCGAAGCTTTGTCGGGATCCTCCTGATTGATGGCGTGACTGGTCGCATCATCCACGAGGCTGTTCAGAGAAAGGCCAGAGGACCAGTGCATGTTGTGCACTCTGAAAACTGGGTGGTG TACGAATACTGGAGCACCAAGTCTCGCAGGAACGAGTTCTCTGTAATTGAACTGTATGAAGGGATGGAGCTCTACAACAGCACCGTGTTCAGCTCGCTGGATCGGCCACACGCTCCTCAGGTGCTTCAGCAGTCTTACATTTTCCCCTCCTCCATTTCCACCATGGAGGCCACACTGACCGAGAAGGGCATCACCAGCCGCCATCTGCTCA TTGGCTTGCCATCTGGAGGGATTTTGTCACTACCCAAGATGTTCCTTGACCCTCGGAGGCCAGAAATAGTAACTGAGCAAAGCCG GGAAGAGAACCTGATACCGTATGCACCAGAGCTGCTGATCCGTACAGAGTGGTTCATCAACTACAATCAGACTGTATCAAGAGTGCGAGGAATTTACACTGCCCCCTCTGGACTGGAGTCAACCTGTCTG GTGGTGGCATATGGTCTCGACATCTACCAGACACGCGTCTATCCCTCAAAGCAGTTTGACGTACTTAAAGACGACTATGACTACATGCTGATCAGTAGCGTTCTCCTCGCCCTTTTCTTTGCCACCATGATCAGCAAACGCCTGGCAGAAGTCAAACTGCTTAACCGGGCCTGGCGGTAA
- the LOC120559097 gene encoding ERBB receptor feedback inhibitor 1 isoform X2, producing the protein MEQNLTELQQQHGMAKEFNCNISQSLFYSDTYRQASDSILRPHEGDQVVPSSQRWTVFGGHQREAKPLPPLPDPEELMSDEAADSEVEFFTTDRRRLLPKSCPKAMCRGMNRDCGQVNYAYQESSLQAGGAGTGSMAFSWPGREDRPSGRGSRFWALALQREDHQHVVSAVGDTVCSKQPDQHQSARLQFPCSSPASQPLHSSSTTCPTDKPLIPPRVPILQKRPALLRTVSASQEDKPPKIPPRIPLVPPCPPRTPSPKSLPIYINGVMPATQSFAANPKYVSKALQRQQCERVPPAAQFSPCIVPILKDGRQASATHYILLPPGRPTYSDRRERLLSEPARTGNSSGWQNR; encoded by the exons ATGGAACAAAACCTGACGGAGCTTCAACAACAGCATGGAATGGCCAAGGAATTTAACT GCAACATCTCCCAGTCTCTTTTCTACTCTGATACTTACCGGCAAGCGTCTGACAGCATACTGCGGCCCCATGAGGGAGACCAGGTGGTCCCTTCTTCCCAGAGATGGACAGTGTTTGGGGGCCACCAGAGAGAAGCCAAACCCCTGCCGCCTCTGCCTGACCCTGAGGAGCTCATGTCTGATGAGGCAGCCGATAGTGAGGTGGAGTTTTTTACCACCGACAGACGCCGCCTTTTGCCCAAAAGCTGCCCTAAGGCCATGTGCAGGGGCATGAACAGAGACTGTGGCCAAGTGAATTACGCCTACCAGGAGAGCTCGTTGCAGGCTGGTGGTGCTGGGACTGGCTCCATGGCTTTCTCTTGGCcagggagagaggacagaccATCAGGGAGAGGAAGCAGGTTTTGGGCACTAGCTCTCCAGAGAGAAGACCACCAGCATGTGGTGTCAGCTGTCGGGGATACTGTGTGTAGCAAACAGCCAGACCAACACCAATCAGCCAGACTCCAGTTTCCCTGTTCAAGCCCTGCTTCCCAGCctctccacagcagcagcacaacCTGCCCCACTGACAAGCCCCTAATCCCTCCTCGTGTCCCCATCCTGCAAAAACGTCCCGCTCTCTTAAGGACTGTGAGCGCCAGCCAGGAAGACAAGCCTCCCAAAATTCCTCCAAGGATCCCTTTAGTCCCACCCTGCCCACCACGTACCCCGAGCCCCAAAAGCCTTCCAATTTATATCAATGGTGTGATGCCTGCCACACAGAGTTTCGCTGCTAACCCAAAATATGTGAGTAAGGCATTACAGAGACAGCAGTGTGAAAGGGTGCCACCTGCAGCTCAGTTTTCTCCCTGCATTGTTCCAATTTTGAAGGACGGCAGACAGGCCAGCGCCACGCACTACATCCTCCTGCCGCCGGGCCGACCAACGTACTCAGACAGACGAGAAAGACTCCTGAGTGAACCGGCCAGGACGGGAAACAGCAGCGGCTGGCAGAACAGATAG